One Streptomyces coeruleorubidus DNA segment encodes these proteins:
- a CDS encoding CaiB/BaiF CoA transferase family protein: MTAPLSGLRVLDLATLFAGPLAATLLGDFGAEVVKVEHPAKPDPSRGHGPSKDGVGLWWKMLGRNKRTITLDLSKPGGRTTLLRLAAGADVIIENFRPGTLEKWDLGWPELSAANPRLVLARVTGFGQFGPYAHRPGFGTLAEAMSGFAAITGEPDAPPTLPPFGLADSIAGLTTAYAVLTALAARDRTGEGQVVDMALIEPILAALGPQPLWYDQLGHVQPRTGNRSPNNAPRGVYRTADGTWVAVSTSAQSVAERVMRLVGRPELIDEPWFATGADRARHADVLDEAVGSWIAARTRTDVLAAFEKAEAAVAPVQDVRDVMADPQYQALDTITTVDDPELGPLRMQNVLFRLSATPGAIRWAGRPHGADTDEVLTELGLTPADLTALRAEGAL, encoded by the coding sequence ATGACCGCGCCCCTCAGCGGCCTCCGCGTCCTGGACCTCGCCACCCTCTTCGCCGGCCCGCTCGCCGCCACCCTGCTCGGCGACTTCGGCGCGGAGGTCGTCAAGGTCGAGCACCCGGCGAAACCGGACCCGTCCCGCGGCCACGGCCCGTCGAAGGACGGCGTGGGCCTGTGGTGGAAGATGCTCGGCCGCAACAAACGCACCATCACCCTCGACCTGTCGAAGCCCGGCGGCCGCACCACCCTCCTGCGCCTCGCCGCCGGCGCCGACGTGATCATCGAGAACTTCCGCCCCGGCACCCTGGAGAAGTGGGACCTGGGCTGGCCGGAGCTGTCGGCCGCCAACCCCCGCCTGGTCCTGGCCCGCGTCACCGGCTTCGGCCAGTTCGGCCCCTACGCCCACCGCCCCGGCTTCGGCACCCTCGCCGAGGCGATGAGCGGCTTCGCCGCGATCACCGGCGAACCGGACGCGCCCCCGACGCTGCCGCCGTTCGGCCTGGCCGACTCCATCGCGGGCCTGACGACGGCGTACGCGGTGCTGACGGCGCTCGCCGCCCGCGACCGCACCGGCGAGGGCCAGGTCGTCGACATGGCCCTGATCGAACCGATCCTGGCCGCGCTCGGCCCCCAGCCCCTCTGGTACGACCAGCTCGGCCACGTCCAGCCCCGCACCGGCAACCGCTCCCCCAACAACGCCCCGCGCGGCGTCTACCGCACCGCGGACGGCACCTGGGTCGCCGTCTCGACGTCGGCCCAGTCGGTCGCGGAACGCGTGATGCGCCTGGTGGGCCGCCCGGAACTGATCGACGAGCCGTGGTTCGCCACGGGCGCCGACCGCGCCCGCCACGCCGACGTCCTGGACGAGGCGGTCGGCTCCTGGATCGCCGCACGCACCCGCACGGACGTCCTGGCGGCCTTCGAGAAGGCCGAGGCGGCCGTGGCCCCGGTCCAGGACGTCCGGGACGTGATGGCGGACCCGCAGTACCAGGCCCTGGACACCATCACCACCGTCGACGACCCGGAGCTGGGCCCCCTGCGCATGCAGAACGTCCTCTTCCGGCTCTCCGCCACGCCCGGCGCGATCCGCTGGGCCGGCCGCCCCCACGGCGCCGACACCGACGAGGTCCTCACCGAACTGGGCCTCACCCCGGCCGACCTCACGGCGCTGCGCGCGGAGGGCGCCCTGTGA
- a CDS encoding HpcH/HpaI aldolase/citrate lyase family protein: MTAFPLTWLYVPGDRPHVVAKALTSGADIVVVDLEDAVAPDRKAYARAATAELLAELPQVPVHVRVNALDSPWAGQDLATVAPAPGLCALRLPKITSPDEVVRIAQHAVPTGLPLYALLETALGVEQAYAVATAHPSLRGIALGEADLRADLGARDDAGLDWSRSRVIMAARAAGLPPPAQSVHPDVRDLEGLAASCAHGRALGFLGRAAIHPRQLPVIERAFLPTAEEIEQAETIVKAAAAEPGAQALPDGRFIDTAVVTAAQRTLSLARRR, encoded by the coding sequence GTGACGGCGTTCCCGCTCACCTGGCTCTACGTCCCGGGCGACCGCCCCCACGTGGTGGCCAAGGCCCTCACCTCCGGCGCCGACATCGTCGTCGTCGACCTGGAGGACGCGGTCGCGCCCGACCGGAAGGCGTACGCCCGTGCCGCCACCGCCGAGCTGCTGGCCGAGCTGCCGCAGGTCCCGGTCCACGTCCGCGTCAACGCCCTGGACAGCCCCTGGGCCGGGCAGGACCTCGCCACCGTGGCCCCGGCTCCCGGCCTCTGCGCCCTGCGACTCCCCAAGATCACCTCACCCGACGAGGTCGTCCGGATCGCCCAGCACGCCGTCCCCACCGGGCTGCCCCTGTACGCCCTCCTGGAGACGGCCCTCGGCGTGGAGCAGGCGTACGCCGTCGCCACGGCCCACCCGTCCCTGCGGGGCATCGCGCTCGGGGAGGCGGACCTACGGGCCGACCTGGGCGCACGTGACGACGCGGGGCTCGACTGGTCCCGCTCCCGGGTGATCATGGCCGCCCGGGCGGCGGGCCTGCCCCCGCCGGCGCAGTCGGTCCACCCGGACGTCCGCGACCTGGAGGGACTGGCCGCCTCCTGCGCCCACGGCCGCGCCCTGGGCTTCCTGGGCCGGGCCGCGATCCACCCCCGCCAGCTCCCGGTCATCGAGCGGGCCTTCCTCCCCACCGCGGAGGAGATCGAGCAAGCGGAGACGATCGTCAAGGCAGCGGCTGCGGAACCGGGCGCCCAGGCCCTCCCGGACGGCCGCTTCATCGACACGGCGGTGGTGACGGCGGCCCAGCGCACCCTGTCCCTGGCACGCCGCCGCTGA
- the trpB gene encoding tryptophan synthase subunit beta, translating to MPSQFFIPDPEGQTPNPEGYFGTFGGKFIPEALVAAVDEVAVEYDKAKHDPEFAKELDDLLVNYTGRPSALTEVPRFAEHAGGARVFLKREDLNHTGSHKINNVLGQALLTKRMGKTRVIAETGAGQHGVATATACALFGLDCTIYMGEIDTRRQALNVARMRMLGAEVIAVKSGSRTLKDAINEAFRDWVANVDHTHYLFGTVAGPHPFPAMVRDFHRVIGVETRRQLLERAGRLPDAAVACVGGGSNAIGLFHAFIPDESVRLIGCEPAGHGVDTGEHAATLTAGEPGILHGSRSYVLQDDEGQITEPYSISAGLDYPGIGPEHSYLKDTGRGEYRAVTDDAAMQALRLLSRTEGIIPAIESAHALAGALEVGRELGKDGLIVVNLSGRGDKDMDTAARYFGLYDTDAEVAADADTDTAEIEGDAK from the coding sequence ATGCCCAGCCAGTTCTTCATCCCCGACCCCGAGGGCCAAACTCCCAACCCCGAAGGCTACTTCGGGACATTCGGCGGCAAGTTCATCCCGGAGGCCCTCGTCGCCGCGGTCGACGAGGTGGCCGTCGAGTACGACAAGGCCAAGCACGACCCCGAGTTCGCCAAGGAACTCGACGACCTCCTGGTCAACTACACCGGCCGCCCGTCGGCGCTCACGGAGGTGCCCCGCTTCGCCGAGCATGCCGGAGGCGCTCGCGTCTTCCTCAAGCGCGAGGACCTGAACCACACCGGCTCCCACAAGATCAACAACGTCCTCGGCCAGGCCCTGCTCACCAAGCGCATGGGCAAGACCCGCGTCATCGCCGAGACGGGCGCCGGCCAGCACGGCGTCGCCACGGCCACGGCCTGCGCGCTCTTCGGCCTCGACTGCACGATCTACATGGGCGAGATCGACACCCGGCGCCAGGCCCTCAACGTCGCCCGGATGCGCATGCTCGGCGCCGAGGTCATCGCCGTGAAGTCCGGCAGCCGCACGCTGAAGGACGCCATCAACGAGGCGTTCCGCGACTGGGTCGCCAACGTCGACCACACGCACTACCTCTTCGGCACGGTCGCCGGCCCCCACCCCTTCCCGGCCATGGTCCGCGACTTCCACCGGGTCATCGGCGTGGAGACCCGCCGCCAGCTCCTGGAGCGCGCGGGCCGGCTCCCCGACGCCGCCGTCGCCTGCGTCGGCGGCGGCTCCAACGCCATCGGCCTCTTCCACGCCTTCATCCCGGACGAGTCCGTCCGCCTCATCGGCTGCGAGCCGGCCGGCCACGGCGTCGACACCGGCGAGCACGCGGCGACCCTGACCGCCGGCGAGCCCGGCATCCTGCACGGCTCCCGCAGTTACGTCCTCCAGGACGACGAGGGCCAGATCACCGAGCCGTACTCGATCTCGGCCGGTCTGGACTACCCGGGCATCGGCCCCGAGCACTCCTACCTCAAGGACACCGGCCGCGGCGAGTACCGCGCGGTCACGGACGACGCGGCCATGCAGGCCCTGCGCCTGCTGTCCCGCACCGAGGGCATCATCCCGGCCATCGAGAGCGCCCACGCGCTGGCCGGCGCCCTGGAGGTCGGCAGGGAGCTGGGCAAGGACGGGCTGATCGTCGTCAACCTGTCCGGCCGCGGCGACAAGGACATGGACACCGCCGCCCGCTACTTCGGCCTCTACGACACCGACGCAGAGGTCGCCGCCGACGCGGACACCGACACCGCCGAGATCGAGGGGGACGCCAAGTGA
- a CDS encoding HGxxPAAW family protein has product MAGSSHGHTPAAWTGVTIAFIGFCVSGAFMVMDQPVGFWAGMVVVLLGGVVGAIMRMMGLGQPKELHKPHRMTGDREPARAEG; this is encoded by the coding sequence ATGGCGGGCAGCAGCCACGGTCACACCCCGGCCGCCTGGACCGGTGTCACGATCGCCTTCATCGGTTTCTGCGTCTCGGGCGCCTTCATGGTGATGGACCAGCCGGTGGGCTTCTGGGCCGGCATGGTCGTCGTGCTGCTCGGCGGTGTCGTCGGCGCCATCATGCGGATGATGGGCCTCGGCCAGCCCAAGGAACTGCACAAGCCGCACCGGATGACGGGCGACCGCGAGCCGGCGCGCGCCGAGGGCTGA
- a CDS encoding ADP-ribosylglycohydrolase family protein, whose translation MQPKPHQNTSLHERITGALVGAAVGDALGGPVEGYSPEQILERHGGRVHGIVGPWHGEAWRTARPLAPYHKGDGHVTDDTLMTHALVRVYARVRDHLDAYAIADHLVPDLMTEPRWIPELETEALPLHRVFLAEKWLVTRIHYGHADPREAGTGNIVNCGAAMYMSPVGLVNAANPRAAYAEALDIAGAHQSSYGREAAGVLAAAVAAACTPGATPDSVVSACLSLAKDGTRTAIERVCEEASRHPDFESALGPLRAAVAPYDTVGPDYRAPSLGARRPSRLHAIEELPVALGMLLVAQGDYRHAVLGAVNYGRDCDSIATMAGALAGALGSPIPQDWAKTVAEASRLDLWEPATALTAVTREVFTRDASRRRTHEHAFASLGGPECSA comes from the coding sequence ATGCAGCCCAAACCACACCAAAACACCTCACTGCACGAGCGGATCACCGGAGCCCTGGTCGGAGCCGCCGTCGGCGACGCCCTCGGCGGCCCCGTCGAGGGCTACTCGCCCGAGCAGATCCTGGAACGCCACGGCGGCCGCGTCCACGGCATCGTCGGCCCCTGGCACGGTGAGGCCTGGCGCACCGCCCGCCCCCTCGCCCCGTACCACAAGGGCGACGGCCACGTCACCGACGACACCTTGATGACCCACGCCCTGGTCCGGGTCTACGCCCGGGTCCGCGACCACCTCGACGCCTACGCGATCGCCGACCACCTCGTCCCCGACCTGATGACCGAACCGCGCTGGATCCCGGAACTGGAGACCGAGGCACTCCCCCTGCACCGCGTCTTCCTGGCGGAGAAATGGCTGGTGACGAGGATCCACTACGGCCATGCCGACCCGCGCGAGGCCGGCACCGGCAACATCGTCAACTGCGGTGCGGCGATGTACATGTCCCCGGTCGGCCTGGTCAACGCCGCCAACCCGCGGGCGGCCTACGCCGAGGCCCTCGACATCGCCGGCGCGCACCAGTCGTCGTACGGCCGTGAGGCGGCGGGCGTCCTGGCCGCGGCGGTCGCGGCGGCGTGCACCCCGGGAGCCACCCCCGACTCGGTCGTCTCGGCCTGCCTCTCCCTGGCGAAGGACGGCACCCGCACCGCCATCGAGCGGGTCTGCGAAGAGGCCTCCCGTCACCCGGACTTCGAGTCGGCCCTGGGTCCCCTGCGCGCGGCGGTCGCCCCCTACGACACGGTCGGCCCCGACTACCGCGCCCCCTCCCTCGGCGCCCGCCGCCCCTCCCGCCTCCACGCGATCGAGGAACTCCCCGTGGCCCTGGGCATGTTGCTCGTGGCCCAGGGCGACTACCGCCACGCGGTCCTCGGCGCCGTCAACTACGGCCGCGACTGCGACTCCATCGCCACGATGGCCGGCGCCCTGGCCGGCGCCCTCGGCTCACCGATCCCCCAGGACTGGGCCAAGACGGTCGCGGAGGCCAGTCGCCTGGACCTCTGGGAACCGGCCACGGCCCTCACGGCCGTGACCCGCGAGGTCTTCACCCGAGACGCCTCCCGCCGCCGCACCCACGAACACGCCTTCGCATCCCTCGGAGGCCCGGAATGCTCCGCCTGA
- the trpA gene encoding tryptophan synthase subunit alpha, translated as MSGNIQLLSDTLATAKSEGRSALIAYLPAGFPTVDGGIEAIKAVLDGGADVVEVGLPHSDPVLDGPVIQTADDIALRGGVKIADVMRTVREAHAATGKPVLVMTYWNPIDRYGVERFTAELAEAGGAGCILPDLPVQESALWREHAEKHGLATVFVVAPSSKDQRLAQITAAGSGFVYAASLMGVTGTRESVSSQAEDLVARTRATGTDLPVCVGLGVSNATQAAEVAGFADGVIVGSAFVKAMLDAPDDAAGVEAVRTLAAGLAKGVRGQA; from the coding sequence GTGAGCGGCAACATCCAGCTGTTGAGCGACACCCTCGCCACGGCCAAGTCCGAAGGGCGCTCGGCCCTCATCGCCTACCTCCCGGCCGGGTTCCCGACCGTGGACGGCGGCATCGAGGCGATCAAGGCCGTTCTGGACGGCGGCGCCGACGTCGTCGAGGTCGGTCTGCCGCACAGTGACCCCGTCCTCGACGGGCCCGTCATCCAGACCGCCGACGACATCGCCCTGCGCGGCGGCGTGAAGATCGCCGACGTGATGCGCACGGTCCGCGAGGCCCACGCGGCGACAGGCAAGCCGGTCCTCGTCATGACGTACTGGAACCCCATCGACCGCTACGGCGTCGAGCGGTTCACCGCCGAGCTCGCCGAGGCGGGCGGCGCCGGGTGCATCCTGCCCGACCTGCCCGTGCAGGAGTCGGCACTGTGGCGGGAGCACGCCGAGAAGCACGGTCTCGCCACCGTCTTCGTCGTCGCGCCCAGCAGCAAGGACCAGCGGCTCGCGCAGATCACCGCGGCGGGCAGCGGCTTCGTCTACGCCGCCTCCCTCATGGGCGTCACCGGCACCCGTGAGTCGGTCAGCTCGCAGGCCGAGGACCTCGTGGCACGTACCCGGGCCACCGGCACGGACCTGCCGGTCTGTGTCGGGCTCGGCGTCTCCAACGCCACCCAGGCCGCCGAGGTCGCCGGGTTCGCCGACGGCGTGATCGTCGGCTCCGCCTTCGTCAAGGCCATGCTGGACGCTCCGGACGACGCGGCCGGTGTCGAGGCCGTCCGCACCCTGGCGGCCGGCCTGGCGAAGGGCGTGCGCGGACAGGCGTAA
- a CDS encoding DsbA family protein yields the protein MSEKNREGRRTARQKLAAEREKQKSAEKRRRALIMGGAVVAVLGLAAVIGVVAANAGKDDDSEASGPVVAPSGAQGKDGLAIPVGKDSAKSTLTVWEDFRCPACKSFETAYRPVIHELTDAGQLKVEYHLVTLIDGNMRGSGSRNAANAAACAQDAGKFPAYHDVLFDNQPAEVDDAYARNDRLIELAGKVDGLDTPAFRKCVEDGTHNSWVAKSHQAFDKGGFSGTPTVLFDGKNIYQDRTMTPAKLKQMVQEQNKG from the coding sequence GTGAGTGAGAAGAACCGTGAGGGAAGGCGCACCGCCCGTCAGAAGCTGGCGGCCGAGCGCGAGAAGCAGAAGTCCGCTGAGAAGCGCCGGCGCGCGCTGATCATGGGCGGGGCCGTCGTCGCCGTCCTGGGACTCGCGGCGGTGATCGGCGTCGTCGCGGCCAACGCCGGCAAGGACGACGACAGCGAGGCCTCGGGCCCGGTCGTGGCCCCCTCGGGAGCACAGGGCAAGGACGGCCTCGCGATCCCGGTCGGCAAGGACAGCGCCAAGTCCACGCTCACGGTGTGGGAGGACTTCCGCTGCCCGGCCTGCAAGTCCTTCGAGACGGCGTACCGGCCGGTGATCCACGAGCTGACGGACGCGGGCCAGTTGAAGGTGGAGTACCACCTGGTCACCCTCATCGACGGCAACATGCGCGGCAGCGGCTCCCGCAACGCGGCCAACGCCGCGGCCTGCGCCCAGGACGCCGGGAAGTTCCCCGCGTACCACGACGTGCTCTTCGACAACCAGCCCGCGGAGGTCGACGACGCCTACGCCAGGAACGACAGGCTGATCGAGCTGGCCGGCAAGGTCGACGGCCTGGACACCCCCGCCTTCCGCAAGTGCGTCGAGGACGGCACGCACAACAGCTGGGTCGCCAAGTCCCACCAGGCCTTCGACAAGGGCGGCTTCTCGGGCACCCCGACCGTGCTGTTCGACGGCAAGAACATCTACCAGGACCGGACGATGACCCCGGCGAAGCTGAAGCAGATGGTGCAGGAGCAGAACAAGGGGTAA
- the trpC gene encoding indole-3-glycerol phosphate synthase TrpC, whose translation MSVLDEIIDGVRADLAERQARVSLDELKERAAKAPAAKDGAAALRGDGVKVICEVKRSSPSKGALAAIADPAGLAADYEAGGAAVISVLTEQRRFGGSLADLEAVRARVDIPVLRKDFIVTSYQLWEARAYGADVVLLIVAALDQPALESLIERAESIGLTPLVEVHDEDEVERAVDAGARVIGVNARNLKTLEVDRGTFERVAPEIPHHIIKIAESGVRGPHDLIAYANAGADAVLVGESLVTGKDPKTAVSDLVAAGEHPALRHGRG comes from the coding sequence GTGAGTGTGCTCGACGAGATCATCGACGGAGTCCGTGCCGACCTCGCGGAGCGGCAGGCGCGCGTCAGCCTCGACGAGCTCAAGGAGCGCGCGGCGAAGGCTCCCGCTGCCAAGGACGGCGCCGCCGCACTGCGCGGCGACGGCGTCAAGGTCATCTGCGAGGTCAAGCGCTCCAGCCCGTCCAAGGGCGCGCTGGCCGCGATCGCCGACCCGGCCGGACTCGCCGCGGACTACGAGGCGGGCGGCGCGGCCGTCATCTCCGTCCTCACCGAACAGCGCCGCTTCGGCGGCTCGCTCGCCGACCTCGAAGCGGTCCGCGCCCGCGTGGACATCCCGGTCCTGCGCAAGGACTTCATCGTCACGTCGTACCAGCTGTGGGAGGCCCGCGCCTACGGCGCCGACGTCGTCCTGCTGATCGTCGCCGCTCTCGACCAGCCCGCCCTGGAGTCCCTCATCGAGCGCGCCGAGTCCATCGGGCTCACCCCGCTCGTCGAGGTGCACGACGAGGACGAGGTCGAGCGCGCGGTCGACGCCGGCGCCCGCGTGATCGGCGTCAACGCGCGCAACCTCAAGACCCTCGAGGTCGACCGCGGCACGTTCGAGCGCGTGGCACCGGAGATCCCCCACCACATCATCAAGATCGCCGAGTCCGGCGTCCGCGGCCCGCACGACCTCATCGCCTACGCCAACGCCGGCGCCGACGCGGTCCTGGTGGGCGAATCCCTCGTCACCGGCAAGGACCCCAAGACGGCGGTCTCCGACCTGGTGGCGGCGGGCGAACATCCCGCACTCCGGCACGGCCGGGGCTGA
- the trpM gene encoding tryptophan biosynthesis modulator TrpM, translating into MTPTMTTVDRYARLARGCRPRGCRAPARRVHGRRVRYVIGDEPGQVNGMRWPTFGGAGLSSMRGYRRAGATSH; encoded by the coding sequence ATGACTCCCACCATGACGACCGTGGACCGGTACGCCCGCCTCGCGCGCGGCTGCCGCCCCCGCGGCTGCCGTGCGCCCGCGCGCCGCGTCCACGGCCGCCGGGTCCGCTACGTCATCGGTGACGAGCCGGGCCAGGTCAACGGCATGCGATGGCCTACCTTCGGGGGCGCGGGGCTCTCTTCAATGCGCGGCTACCGCCGCGCGGGCGCGACCAGCCACTGA
- the lgt gene encoding prolipoprotein diacylglyceryl transferase, translating into MELAFIPSPSRGVLYLGPIPLRGYAFCIIIGVFVAVWLGNKRWIARGGRTGTVADIAVWAVPFGLVGGRLYHVITDYELYFSEGRDWVDAFKIWEGGLGIWGAIALGALGAWIGCRRRGIPMPAYADAVAPGIALAQAIGRWGNWFNQELYGKPTDLPWALEITSSADGRVPGTYHPTFLYESLWCIGVAVLVIWADRRFRLGHGRAFALYVAAYCTGRAWIEYMRVDDAHHILGLRLNVWTAMLVFLLAVTYLVVSAKKRPGREDVVEPGAEASADEKTGGDAAAEDEVESGKDEARSEADDEAGSAKKT; encoded by the coding sequence ATGGAACTTGCCTTCATTCCCAGCCCGTCACGCGGGGTGCTGTACCTCGGCCCCATTCCGCTGCGCGGCTACGCGTTCTGCATCATCATCGGCGTCTTCGTTGCCGTCTGGCTCGGCAACAAGCGCTGGATCGCCCGGGGCGGGCGGACCGGCACGGTGGCCGACATCGCTGTCTGGGCCGTGCCCTTCGGCCTCGTCGGCGGCCGGCTCTACCACGTGATCACGGACTACGAGCTGTACTTCAGCGAGGGCCGTGACTGGGTGGACGCCTTCAAGATCTGGGAGGGCGGCCTCGGCATCTGGGGCGCGATCGCGCTGGGCGCGCTGGGTGCGTGGATCGGCTGCCGGCGCCGGGGCATCCCGATGCCGGCGTACGCCGACGCCGTCGCGCCGGGCATCGCCCTCGCGCAGGCGATCGGCCGCTGGGGCAACTGGTTCAACCAGGAGCTGTACGGCAAGCCCACCGACCTGCCGTGGGCCCTGGAGATCACGTCCTCCGCGGACGGGCGCGTGCCGGGCACGTACCACCCGACCTTCCTGTACGAGTCGCTGTGGTGCATCGGCGTCGCGGTCCTGGTCATCTGGGCGGACCGCCGCTTCCGGCTCGGGCACGGCCGGGCGTTCGCGCTGTACGTCGCCGCGTACTGCACGGGCCGGGCGTGGATCGAGTACATGCGGGTCGACGACGCCCACCACATCCTGGGCCTCCGGCTGAACGTGTGGACCGCGATGCTCGTGTTCCTGCTCGCGGTCACGTACCTCGTGGTGTCGGCGAAGAAGCGGCCGGGCCGGGAAGACGTGGTGGAGCCGGGCGCGGAGGCCTCCGCCGATGAGAAGACCGGCGGGGACGCCGCGGCCGAGGACGAGGTGGAGTCCGGCAAGGACGAGGCCAGGAGCGAGGCCGATGACGAGGCCGGGTCGGCGAAGAAGACCTGA
- a CDS encoding DUF2752 domain-containing protein, translating into MHTVNADSRRATPSVPGRLAVPAGVLAAVAAAFAYVGAVDPNEPGHYPVCPLLRYTGLYCPGCGGLRSAHAFVHGDLPAALHANALAVLGYLAFAVLWTVWVVHAARGRPLRIDPPPGLVWSLGALLLVFTVVRNLPFGGWLHP; encoded by the coding sequence ATGCATACCGTGAACGCCGACAGCCGAAGGGCGACGCCCAGCGTCCCGGGCCGCCTGGCCGTCCCCGCCGGGGTGCTCGCGGCCGTCGCAGCCGCCTTCGCCTACGTGGGCGCGGTCGACCCCAATGAACCCGGCCACTACCCCGTCTGCCCGCTGCTGCGCTACACGGGCCTGTACTGCCCCGGCTGCGGCGGCCTGCGCAGCGCCCACGCGTTCGTCCACGGCGACCTCCCGGCGGCGCTGCACGCCAACGCGCTCGCGGTCCTCGGCTATCTGGCCTTCGCCGTGCTGTGGACCGTATGGGTGGTCCACGCCGCGCGCGGGCGCCCGCTGCGTATCGACCCCCCTCCGGGGCTGGTGTGGAGCCTCGGCGCGTTGCTGCTGGTCTTCACGGTTGTCCGGAATCTGCCCTTCGGTGGCTGGCTCCATCCTTGA
- a CDS encoding ADP-ribosylglycohydrolase family protein translates to MLRLTWVQPEDLIGHELRQATQDGREPKPIAARWRSAGGPEAPATAGASPTPTSRYLRQLAEDLLDELADLPSALADDEPTDLERIKSACPNWPLPAGGRSRPSCGQSCRWGGTGGRSGTPPARASAPTQTPATPDQHLESAWLGRAVGCLLGKPVEKLPLEAIRLLAKSTGNWPLTTYFTARGVPEDLLQKHPWNRRSAQTSLAENIDGMPEDDDLNYPLLNLLVLQRHGKSFTTTDVARTWLDELPAGRTFTAERIAYRNLLTGLEPPHTARHRNPFREWIGALIRADVHGWTNPGDPAAAAEQAHRDATLTHTANGVYAAMFTAATIATAATGEHDVHACLRTGLTVVPPRSRLARAVHHAIQLAREHDDFDKVVDELHATHAPTHHWVHAVPNTALVAAALTHANGDFSGSICRAVSGGCDTDSNGATAGSIAGLLAADPAALPDHWTAPLKNRLSTSIGDFNGIGFDTLAHLTHRETHRS, encoded by the coding sequence ATGCTCCGCCTGACCTGGGTCCAGCCGGAGGACCTGATCGGCCACGAACTCCGCCAGGCGACCCAGGACGGCCGCGAACCAAAACCAATCGCGGCCCGCTGGCGCTCGGCAGGCGGCCCGGAGGCCCCCGCCACGGCAGGCGCGTCCCCCACCCCGACGTCCCGCTACCTCCGCCAACTGGCAGAAGACCTCCTGGACGAACTGGCCGACCTCCCGAGCGCCTTGGCCGACGACGAGCCAACGGACCTGGAGAGAATCAAGTCGGCCTGCCCAAACTGGCCGCTGCCTGCGGGCGGCCGTAGCCGACCCAGCTGCGGGCAGTCGTGCCGCTGGGGCGGCACGGGTGGGCGCAGCGGCACCCCGCCAGCGCGGGCGAGCGCCCCAACCCAGACCCCAGCCACACCCGACCAGCACCTCGAATCCGCCTGGCTAGGCCGAGCCGTCGGCTGCCTCCTGGGCAAACCAGTAGAAAAACTGCCCCTCGAAGCCATCCGCCTCCTGGCCAAATCCACCGGCAACTGGCCCCTCACCACCTACTTCACAGCCCGAGGCGTCCCCGAAGACCTCCTCCAGAAACACCCCTGGAACCGCCGCTCCGCACAAACCTCCCTCGCCGAGAACATCGACGGCATGCCCGAGGACGACGACCTCAACTACCCCCTCCTCAACCTCCTCGTCCTCCAACGCCACGGCAAGTCCTTCACCACCACGGACGTGGCCCGCACCTGGCTGGACGAACTCCCCGCCGGCCGCACCTTCACCGCCGAACGCATCGCCTACCGCAACCTCCTCACCGGCCTGGAACCCCCGCACACCGCCCGCCACCGCAACCCGTTCCGCGAATGGATCGGCGCCCTGATCCGCGCCGACGTCCACGGCTGGACCAACCCCGGCGACCCGGCCGCCGCCGCGGAACAGGCCCACCGCGACGCCACCCTCACCCACACCGCCAACGGCGTCTACGCGGCGATGTTCACGGCGGCCACCATCGCGACCGCGGCGACAGGCGAGCACGACGTCCACGCCTGCCTGCGCACCGGCCTCACCGTCGTCCCGCCCCGCTCCCGCCTCGCCAGAGCCGTCCACCACGCCATCCAACTCGCCCGGGAACACGACGACTTCGACAAGGTCGTCGACGAACTGCACGCCACCCACGCCCCCACCCACCACTGGGTGCACGCCGTCCCCAACACCGCCCTCGTCGCCGCCGCCCTCACCCACGCGAACGGCGACTTCTCCGGCTCGATCTGCCGCGCCGTGAGCGGCGGCTGCGACACCGACTCCAACGGCGCGACCGCCGGCAGCATCGCCGGCCTGCTGGCCGCAGACCCCGCGGCCCTGCCCGACCACTGGACGGCCCCCCTGAAGAACCGCCTGTCCACCTCCATCGGCGACTTCAACGGCATCGGCTTCGACACCCTCGCCCACCTCACACACCGGGAGACCCACCGCTCATGA